Proteins from a single region of Gorilla gorilla gorilla isolate KB3781 chromosome 16, NHGRI_mGorGor1-v2.1_pri, whole genome shotgun sequence:
- the LOC101153458 gene encoding oxidation resistance protein 1-like encodes MKSLLPDQIEKLTKHLPPRTTGYPWTLVYGTGKHGTSLKTLYRTMTGLDTPVLMVIKDSDGQVFGALASKPFKVSDGFYGTGETFVFTFCPEFEVFKWTGDSMFFIKGDMDSLAFGGGGGEFALWLDGDLYHARSHSCKTFGNRTLSKKEDFFIQDIEIWAFE; translated from the coding sequence ATGAAAAGTTTACTGCCAGATCAAATTGAAAAGCTTACCAAGCATCTTCCACCAAGAACAACTGGCTATCCATGGACTCTTGTTTATGGTACTGGAAAACATGGCACAAGCTTGAAAACTCTTTATCGAACAATGACAGGTTTAGACACCCCAGTGCTGATGGTGATTAAAGACAGTGATGGACAGGTTTTTGGTGCGTTAGCATCTAAGCCATTTAAAGTGAGTGATGGCTTTTATGGTACTGGAGAAACCTTTGTTTTTACATTCTGTCCAGAGTTTGAGGTCTTTAAGTGGACAGGAGATAGTATGTTTTTTATCAAAGGAGACATGGATTCACTAGCTTttggtggtggaggaggagaaTTTGCCCTTTGGCTTGATGGAGATCTCTACCATGCAAGAAGCCATTCTTGTAAAACGTTTGGGAATCGTACACTTTCTAAGAAGGAAGATTTCTTTATCCAAGATATTGAAATCTGGGCTTTTGAATAA